One stretch of Chitinophaga pendula DNA includes these proteins:
- the trhA gene encoding PAQR family membrane homeostasis protein TrhA yields MRKSITYDRQQEIIHALLHGIGVIFGVSGLPVLAGMAMTHNNIPGIIGAGIYSFSFLLLFTCSTIYHITQEAAVKRVFLIFDHISIYFLIAGTYTPFLLIYMNNAFGISLLSVLWGLTAVGIIFKLRFTGKYDLLSTLIYLLMGWIMLVGGRRFFEELPWSVIILLCIGGCLYTIGAFFYIWDRYRYTHAVWHAFVLGGALCHYVAVLLAM; encoded by the coding sequence ATGCGGAAATCAATCACTTACGATCGTCAGCAGGAGATCATACATGCTTTATTGCACGGCATTGGTGTCATCTTTGGGGTGAGCGGGTTGCCTGTATTAGCTGGTATGGCGATGACGCACAATAATATTCCCGGTATTATTGGAGCGGGTATTTACAGTTTTTCGTTCCTTTTATTATTTACGTGTTCGACGATCTATCATATTACGCAGGAGGCGGCGGTCAAACGTGTGTTCCTGATATTTGACCATATCAGTATTTATTTTCTCATTGCGGGGACCTATACTCCTTTTTTGTTGATCTATATGAACAATGCGTTCGGCATTTCGTTGCTGTCGGTATTGTGGGGATTGACGGCGGTGGGGATCATTTTCAAGTTACGGTTTACGGGTAAGTATGATCTGCTATCTACTTTGATTTATCTTTTGATGGGATGGATCATGTTAGTAGGTGGGCGGCGTTTTTTTGAGGAGCTGCCCTGGTCGGTGATCATTCTGTTGTGTATAGGCGGGTGCTTGTATACGATCGGCGCTTTTTTTTATATCTGGGACCGGTACCGGTATACGCATGCGGTATGGCATGCTTTTGTGCTGGGCGGTGCGCTCTGTCATTATGTGGCGGTGTTGCTGGCGATGTAG
- a CDS encoding AAA domain-containing protein, giving the protein MDYFKQLLALLKTERDEDKRSYQELTASASVTARRANGLSWYPIAIRGSEMSRGDYLTVEVERTTHQDVVHQLRFGVSAMLFSNHDPQNDHVEGTITYVSGNRLKITLKVDELPEWSQGGKLGIDLLFDDNSYEEMQEALKQADQQAERGDHAHLIQVLTGGKAATFHAERAMSSFPTLNASQQAAVHKILSANEVAIIHGPPGTGKTTTLVQAIKALVQQEHERILVVAPSNTAVDLLSEKLSDEGLNVLRVGNPARVSERLMSLTLDSKIAGHASMKDIKRLKKQAGEFRDMAHKYKRNFGKAEREQRKALFDEARKIMKSVEQTEQYITEDLLNKAQVVTATLVGANHYTVRHLQYKTVVIDEAGQALEPGCWIPILKAQRVVLAGDHCQLSPTIKSNEAARKGLRHTLLEKCIGHHPSAVVLLEEQYRMHATIMGYSSAIFYEDKLKAHSSVAGHLLFEQDVPLTFIDTAGCGFDEQTEGTSTTNPEEASFLFRHLSQLVASLGIHYSVDSFPSIAVISPYKQQIQVLKEQLQHSPALQAYGNKISVNTIDSFQGQERDIVYISMTRSNTDNNIGFLSDIRRMNVAMTRARKKLVVIGDSGTLSQLPFYSDFITYATERDAYVSAWEFVDQ; this is encoded by the coding sequence ATGGATTATTTCAAACAGTTGCTTGCTTTGTTAAAGACGGAGCGGGATGAAGATAAAAGATCGTACCAGGAGCTGACTGCCAGTGCGTCTGTGACGGCGCGGCGGGCTAATGGGCTCAGCTGGTATCCTATTGCGATACGAGGGTCGGAGATGAGCCGGGGAGATTATCTGACGGTAGAAGTGGAGCGGACTACGCACCAGGATGTGGTGCATCAGTTACGATTTGGGGTATCGGCGATGTTGTTTTCCAATCATGATCCGCAAAACGATCATGTGGAGGGTACTATTACGTATGTGAGCGGGAACCGATTGAAGATCACGCTGAAGGTGGATGAATTGCCGGAGTGGAGCCAGGGAGGTAAACTTGGTATTGACCTGTTGTTTGACGACAACAGTTATGAGGAGATGCAGGAGGCGTTGAAGCAGGCGGACCAGCAAGCGGAGCGGGGGGATCATGCTCACCTGATCCAGGTATTGACGGGTGGTAAGGCGGCTACTTTTCATGCGGAGCGAGCGATGTCCTCCTTCCCTACCCTGAATGCTTCGCAGCAGGCGGCGGTGCATAAGATACTTAGTGCTAATGAGGTAGCTATTATACACGGGCCTCCGGGTACGGGGAAGACGACGACGCTGGTGCAGGCTATTAAGGCGTTGGTGCAGCAGGAGCATGAGCGTATACTGGTGGTAGCGCCCAGTAATACGGCGGTGGACCTGTTGAGCGAGAAGTTGTCTGATGAGGGGTTGAATGTGTTGCGGGTGGGAAATCCTGCGAGGGTATCGGAGCGGTTGATGTCTTTGACCCTAGACAGTAAGATTGCGGGGCATGCGTCTATGAAAGATATCAAGCGGTTGAAGAAGCAGGCAGGTGAGTTCCGGGATATGGCACATAAGTACAAGCGTAATTTTGGTAAGGCGGAGCGGGAGCAGCGAAAGGCGTTGTTTGACGAGGCGCGTAAGATCATGAAGTCGGTAGAGCAGACGGAGCAATATATTACGGAGGACCTGCTGAACAAGGCGCAGGTGGTAACGGCGACGCTGGTGGGCGCCAATCATTATACGGTACGTCATCTGCAGTATAAGACGGTGGTGATAGATGAGGCGGGGCAAGCGTTGGAGCCCGGGTGCTGGATACCTATCCTGAAGGCCCAACGGGTAGTGCTGGCGGGTGATCATTGCCAGTTGTCTCCTACTATCAAGTCGAACGAGGCTGCGCGGAAGGGCTTGCGTCATACGTTGCTGGAGAAATGTATCGGTCATCATCCGTCAGCGGTGGTGTTGCTGGAGGAGCAGTATCGTATGCATGCGACGATCATGGGATATTCTTCAGCGATCTTTTATGAAGATAAGTTGAAGGCGCATAGTTCTGTGGCCGGGCATTTGTTGTTCGAGCAGGATGTGCCGCTGACCTTTATAGATACGGCAGGTTGTGGATTTGACGAGCAGACGGAAGGTACAAGTACGACGAACCCGGAAGAGGCTTCTTTTTTATTCCGGCATTTGAGTCAGCTGGTGGCTTCTTTAGGGATACATTATTCGGTGGATAGCTTTCCCAGTATCGCCGTTATTTCTCCTTATAAGCAGCAGATACAGGTATTGAAGGAGCAGTTGCAGCATAGTCCGGCATTGCAGGCATATGGGAATAAGATATCGGTGAATACGATCGATAGTTTCCAGGGGCAGGAAAGGGATATTGTATATATCAGTATGACGCGAAGTAATACGGATAATAACATCGGGTTCTTATCTGATATACGCCGGATGAACGTGG
- a CDS encoding phosphatase PAP2 family protein: MQAFDYFAGMLNVFDRNSPLIWLLCCTLLTVTTVCAQKKETIPADTTPPLRDTQYAAPGKIYRVRLKYELPASGAFLVGSYFGFPALDRTASFTAEDIRRLSPDKVNAFDRPVIFMNPDGFPKAQARSDLFLNISVLSPILLCLDKNIRRDWLDLVTLYLVTQAVDNTLYFATNFSIRRPRPFTYNTAISEDERIGEAKSNSFFSGHVSFSSTATFFLVKVYTDYHHIKGWKRIALFGAAAVPPALVGYHRMRAGKHFKTDVITGLLVGAATGILVPEIHRAKDKDRKWSLHPYYAPDHSGFSVRLALN; the protein is encoded by the coding sequence ATGCAGGCTTTTGATTATTTTGCAGGAATGTTGAATGTTTTTGACCGGAATAGCCCATTAATATGGCTGTTATGTTGTACCCTCCTCACCGTTACCACCGTTTGCGCACAAAAAAAGGAGACCATCCCCGCTGATACAACACCTCCCCTGAGAGATACCCAATACGCTGCCCCGGGTAAGATATACCGCGTCCGGCTTAAATATGAACTGCCCGCCTCCGGCGCATTCCTCGTAGGCTCCTACTTCGGATTCCCCGCCCTCGACAGAACCGCCTCCTTCACCGCCGAAGACATCCGCAGACTGTCCCCCGACAAAGTCAACGCCTTCGACCGCCCCGTTATATTTATGAACCCCGATGGCTTCCCGAAAGCCCAGGCCCGGTCCGACCTCTTCCTCAACATATCCGTACTCAGCCCCATCCTCCTCTGTCTGGACAAAAACATCCGTCGCGACTGGCTCGACCTCGTCACCCTATACCTCGTCACCCAGGCCGTCGACAATACCCTCTATTTCGCCACCAACTTCAGCATACGCCGCCCACGCCCCTTCACCTATAATACCGCCATCAGCGAAGATGAACGGATAGGAGAGGCCAAAAGCAACTCCTTCTTCAGCGGCCACGTCTCATTCAGCAGCACCGCCACCTTCTTCCTCGTAAAAGTCTATACCGATTATCATCATATCAAAGGTTGGAAACGTATCGCCTTGTTCGGCGCAGCTGCAGTACCACCAGCACTGGTAGGATACCACCGCATGAGAGCAGGAAAACACTTTAAGACCGATGTCATCACCGGCCTCCTCGTAGGCGCCGCCACCGGCATCCTCGTACCAGAGATACATCGCGCCAAAGACAAAGATCGCAAATGGTCCCTGCATCCCTATTATGCACCAGACCACAGCGGCTTTAGCGTAAGACTGGCACTCAACTGA